The Pirellulales bacterium genome has a segment encoding these proteins:
- the nth gene encoding endonuclease III, with product MAVASALEPKRRAAKVAKLLAAEYLDARCALHFSSPLELLIATILSAQCTDVRVNLVTPGLFKKYSKAAAFAAANRSDLERAIQSTGFFRNKAKSIQECCRKLVEEHRGQVPQSLEELVKLPGVGRKTANVVLGTAFGIASGVVVDTHVSRIAHRLGLTKQTDAVKIERDLMAQLPQRQWINFSHRLIHHGRRICTARKPRCEDCVLNVVCPKIGVKEKTGAGHKVLPQKRRRD from the coding sequence ATGGCAGTAGCCAGCGCGCTAGAACCGAAACGCCGAGCCGCAAAAGTCGCCAAGCTGTTGGCGGCCGAGTATCTCGATGCCCGCTGCGCATTGCATTTTTCCAGTCCGTTGGAATTGTTGATTGCCACGATACTTTCGGCGCAGTGCACCGACGTGCGGGTGAACCTGGTCACGCCGGGGCTGTTCAAAAAGTATTCCAAGGCGGCGGCGTTTGCGGCGGCCAATCGCAGCGATTTGGAAAGGGCCATCCAAAGCACCGGTTTTTTTCGCAATAAGGCTAAAAGCATTCAGGAGTGCTGCCGAAAACTGGTGGAAGAGCACAGGGGGCAAGTGCCGCAATCGCTGGAGGAATTAGTGAAGCTGCCCGGCGTCGGACGCAAAACGGCCAACGTGGTGCTGGGGACCGCCTTTGGCATTGCTTCGGGCGTCGTGGTCGATACGCACGTCAGCCGAATTGCCCATCGGCTTGGTTTGACGAAACAGACCGACGCGGTGAAAATTGAGCGCGATTTAATGGCCCAGTTGCCCCAGCGCCAGTGGATTAACTTCAGTCACCGGCTGATTCATCACGGCCGCCGGATTTGCACGGCGCGCAAGCCCCGCTGCGAGGATTGCGTATTGAACGTGGTTTGTCCGAAAATTGGCGTGAAGGAAAAAACCGGCGCCGGCCATAAAGTTTTACCCCAAAAACGCCGCCGCGACTAA
- a CDS encoding dCTP deaminase, which yields MILTGNEIRKQLGGNIVIDPFDARNLNPNSYNLTLHHELMTYEEVVLDMRKANRVRRVEIPDEGLILSPNQLYLGRTVERTETH from the coding sequence ATGATTCTCACGGGCAACGAAATTCGCAAGCAGCTGGGCGGGAACATCGTCATCGATCCGTTCGATGCGCGAAATCTCAATCCCAACAGCTATAACCTGACGTTGCACCACGAGCTGATGACTTACGAAGAGGTGGTGCTCGACATGCGGAAAGCCAACCGGGTGCGGCGCGTTGAAATTCCGGACGAGGGGCTGATCCTTAGTCCCAACCAATTGTACTTGGGCCGCACGGTGGAGCGGACCGAAACGCAC